The following proteins come from a genomic window of Saccharomyces mikatae IFO 1815 strain IFO1815 genome assembly, chromosome: 7:
- the SEC27 gene encoding coatomer subunit beta' (similar to Saccharomyces cerevisiae SEC27 (YGL137W); ancestral locus Anc_6.239) has translation MKLDIKKTFSNRSDRVKGIDFHPTEPWVLTTLYSGRVEIWNYETQIEVRSIQVTETPVRAGKFIARKNWIIVGSDDFRIRVFNYNTGEKVVDFEAHPDYIRSIAVHPTKPYVLSGSDDLTVKLWNWENNWALEQTFEGHEHFVMCVAFNPKDPTTFASGCLDRTVKVWSLGQSTPNFTLTTGQERGVNYVDYYPLPDKPYMITASDDLTIKIWDYQTKSCVATLEGHMSNVSFAVFHPTLPIIISGSEDGTLKIWNSSTYKVEKTLNVGLERSWCIATHPTGRKNYIASGFDNGFTVLSLGNDEPTLSLDPVGKLVWAGGKNAAASDIFTAVIRGNEEVEQDEPLALQTKELGSVDVFPQSLAHSPNGRFVTVVGDGEYVIYTALAWRNKAFGKCQDFVWGPDSNSYALIDETGTIKYYKNFKEVTSWSVPLHSAIDRLFSGALLGVKSDGFVYFFDWDNGTLVRRIDVNAKDVIWSDNGELVMIVNTNNSGDEANGYTLLFNRDAYLEAANNGNIDDSEGVDEAFDVLYELNESVTSGKWVGDVFIFTTVTNRLNYFVGGKTYNLAHYTKEMYLLGYLARDNKVYLADREVHVYGYEISLEVLEFQTLTLRGEIEEAIENVLPNVEGKDSLTKIARFLEGQEYYEEALNVSPDQDQKFELALKVGQLSLARDLLTDESAEMRWRSLGDASLQRFNFKLAIEAFTKAHDLESLFLLHSSFNNKEGLVALAKDAETAGKFNLAFNAYWVAGDIEGAKDLLVKSERFSEAAFLGSTYGLGDNEVDDVVKKWKQYLILHNKKAVSERVCEAEGLPSSSSPADAQPLIDLDSTPTPKQAFENENAEAEESELKESNLEEAKVEGEEENTSQKQEKEHEHEQQLEQGEVVPEPAEEES, from the exons ATGAAGTTGGACATAAAG AAAACTTTTAGTAATAGATCCGATAGAGTCAAGGGTATTGATTTTCATCCAACTGAGCCATGGGTTCTAACAACCTTGTACTCTGGCCGTGTTGAAATTTGGAACTATGAGACACAAATTGAGGTCAGATCTATCCAAGTCACCGAAACTCCTGTTAGAGCAGGTAAATTTATTGCAAGAAAGAACTGGATAATTGTTGGTAGTGATGATTTTAGAATTAGAGTTTTCAATTACAATACCGGTGAAAAAGTTGTTGATTTCGAAGCTCATCCAGATTATATCCGTTCCATTGCTGTACATCCAACAAAACCTTATGTCTTATCCGGCAGTGATGATTTGACGGTTAAACTATGGAATTGGGAAAATAATTGGGCTTTAGAACAAACCTTTGAAGGTCACGAACATTTTGTGATGTGTGTTGCATTCAATCCAAAGGATCCTACTACATTTGCCTCGGGATGTTTGGATCGAACTGTTAAAGTTTGGTCGTTGGGACAATCGACTCCAAATTTTACTTTGACTACAGGACAAGAAAGAGGTGTAAATTACGTCGATTATTACCCATTACCTGACAAGCCTTATATGATTACTGCATCGGACGACTTAACTATCAAAATTTGGGATTACCAAACAAAGTCATGTGTAGCCACTCTAGAAGGCCACATGTCCAATGTTTCTTTTGCAGTTTTCCATCCAACTTTACCGATCATAATTTCTGGCTCTGAAGATGGTACTCTGAAGATATGGAATTCTTCCACTTACAAGGTAGAAAAGACTTTAAACGTTGGTTTAGAAAGAAGTTGGTGCATTGCCACCCACCCTACAGGACGTAAAAATTATATTGCATCCGGGTTTGACAACGGTTTTACAGTACTTTCCCTAGGAAACGATGAACCAACTTTATCACTTGATCCCGTTGGTAAGTTAGTATGGGCAGGCGGTAAAAATGCTGCAGCTTCTGATATTTTCACTGCTGTTATAAGAGGTAACGAAGAGGTTGAACAGGATGAACCACTAGCTCTACAAACTAAAGAACTGGGGTCTGTAGACGTTTTCCCTCAATCTTTAGCCCATTCTCCAAACGGGAGGTTTGTTACAGTTGTGGGGGATGGTGAATACGTTATCTATACAGCTTTAGCCTGGAGAAATAAAGCGTTTGGTAAATGTCAAGACTTCGTTTGGGGCCCAGATTCCAATAGTTATGCTTTAATTGACGAGACCGGGACAATAAAATACtacaaaaatttcaaagaagTTACATCATGGTCGGTCCCCTTGCATTCTGCTATTGATAGACTATTTTCGGGTGCCTTGTTAGGTGTCAAATCTGACGGctttgtttatttctttgactGGGATAACGGTACACTTGTGAGAAGAATTGATGTGAACGCTAAGGACGTGATTTGGTCTGACAATGGTGAACTAGTGATGATTGTTAACACCAACAATAGCGGTGATGAAGCCAACGGCTACACGTTATTATTCAATAGGGATGCTTACCTTGAAGCAGCAAATAATGGTAATATCGATGACTCGGAAGGTGTTGATGAAGCTTTTGACGTATTGTATGAGTTGAACGAATCAGTTACGTCAGGTAAATGGGTTGGTGATGTTTTCATATTTACTACGGTTACTAATAGGTTAAATTACTTTGTTGGTGGTAAGACTTATAATTTAGCCCATTACACAAAGGAAATGTATCTGTTAGGCTATTTGGCACGTGATAATAAGGTATATTTAGCAGATAGAGAGGTGCATGTTTATGGTTATGAAATATCTTTAGAGGTCCTTGAGTTCCAAACACTGACTTTGAGAGGAGAAATTGAGGAAGCTATCGAAAATGTTCTTCCAAATGTTGAAGGTAAGGATTCTTTGACAAAAATAGCTAGATTTTTAGAAGGCCAAGAGTACTATGAAGAAGCATTAAATGTCTCACCCGACCAAGATCAAAAATTCGAATTAGCATTAAAAGTCGGTCAACTTTCTCTAGCTCGTGATTTGTTGACAGATGAAAGTGCAGAGATGAGATGGAGATCACTGGGTGATGCGTCTTTACAAAGGTTTAATTTTAAGCTTGCCATTGAAGCGTTCACAAAGGCACATGATCTAGAATCTTTATTCCTATTGCATTCATCTTTCAATAACAAAGAAGGATTGGTGGCCTTGGCTAAGGATGCAGAAACAGCTGGTAAGTTCAACCTGGCTTTCAATGCATATTGGGTCGCGGGTGACATAGAAGGTGCTAAAGATCTTCTGGTCAAATCTGAAAGATTCTCTGAAGCCGCTTTTCTAGGATCGACGTATGGTTTAGGTGATAATGAAGTTGATGATGTtgttaaaaaatggaaacaaTATTTGATACTTCATAATAAAAAGGCCGTATCAGAAAGAGTTTGTGAGGCCGAAGGTTTACCAAGCTCTTCGAGCCCAGCCGATGCTCAACCACTAATTGATTTAGATTCCACTCCAACACCAAAACAAGCATTCGAAAACGAAAATGCTGAAGCCGAAGAGAGCGAGTTGAAAGAATCCAATTTGGAAGAAGCTAAAGttgaaggagaagaagaaaatacttcacaaaaacaagaaaaagaacatgaACATGAACAACAGTTAGAGCAAGGAGAGGTTGTACCAGAACcggcagaagaagagagcTAA
- the MRM2 gene encoding 21S rRNA (uridine2791-2'-O) methyltransferase (similar to Saccharomyces cerevisiae MRM2 (YGL136C); ancestral locus Anc_6.238), protein MLLVHNRIKSNKFSSLGRIYIRYNSNSRNRWLSRQQGDPYTKEAKVQNLRSRAAFKLMQIDDKYRIFNKNTPNQRILDLGYAPGAWSQVARQRCSPSSMILGVDILPCEPPHGVNSIQANILAKRTHDLIRLFFSKHFQLNRHDELHKDHGYFQNMLEEELTHVKDTELYREIFTSDDSYDTSRTNSTLKEREKFPVDIVISDMYEPWPQTTGFWNNITNQAYFRMANTSGVSIRDHYQSIDLCDAALITAIDLLRPLGSFACKLYTGEEENLFKKRMEAVFNDVYKFKPEASRNESKETYYIGLRKKRNIDKLDVFSN, encoded by the coding sequence ATGCTTTTAGTGCACAACCGTATCAAGAGTaacaaattttcttctctggGGCGAATATATATACGGTATAATTCCAATTCACGAAACAGATGGCTGAGTAGACAACAAGGGGATCCTTATACAAAAGAGGCCAAAGTACAAAATTTGAGATCTCGAGCCGCATTCAAGCTTATGCAGATTGATGATAAGTACAggattttcaataaaaatacgCCAAATCAGAGGATACTGGATCTTGGGTATGCTCCTGGGGCTTGGTCTCAGGTAGCACGACAAAGATGTTCGCCCAGTTCAATGATTTTGGGTGTTGATATTCTACCTTGCGAACCACCGCACGGCGTGAATTCGATCCAAGCTAACATCCTGGCTAAGAGAACTCATGATCTTATACGgctattcttttcaaagcatTTTCAATTAAATAGGCACGATGAGCTGCATAAAGACCATGGTTACTTCCAGAATATGCTCGAGGAGGAACTAACCCACGTTAAAGATACAGAATTATACCGCGAGATTTTCACTTCAGATGACAGTTATGATACTTCTAGAACGAATAGCACCTTAAAAGAACGGGAAAAATTCCCAGTTGATATAGTTATAAGCGATATGTATGAACCCTGGCCCCAGACAACCGGTTTTTGGAATAACATTACTAATCAAGCTTATTTTAGGATGGCTAATACATCTGGTGTCAGTATAAGAGATCACTATCAATCTATTGATTTGTGTGACGCCGCGTTGATTACAGCTATAGATTTATTACGACCCTTGGGCTCATTTGCTTGTAAGCTGTATACAGgcgaagaagaaaatttgtttAAGAAAAGGATGGAGGCGGTTTTCAATGATGTCTACAAGTTCAAACCAGAAGCTTCAAGAAATGAATCGAAAGAAACATACTATATCGGattgagaaagaaaagaaatatagaTAAACTGGACGTTTTTAGTAACTGA
- the RPL1B gene encoding 60S ribosomal protein uL1 (similar to Saccharomyces cerevisiae RPL1B (YGL135W) and RPL1A (YPL220W); ancestral locus Anc_6.237), protein MSKITSSQVREHVKELLKYSNETKKRNFLETVELQVGLKNYDPQRDKRFSGSLKLPNCPRPNMSICIFGDAFDVDRAKSCGVDAMSVDDLKKLNKNKKLIKKLSKKYNAFIASEVLIKQVPRLLGPQLSKAGKFPTPVSHNDDLYGKVTDVRSTIKFQLKKVLCLAVAVGNVEMEEDVLVNQILMSVNFFVSLLKKNWQNVGSLVVKSSMGPAFRLY, encoded by the coding sequence atgtcCAAGATCACTTCTTCTCAAGTCAGAGAACACGTCAAGGAATTGTTGAAGTACTCCAACGAAACTAAGAAGAGAAACTTCTTGGAAACCGTCGAACTTCAAGTCGGTTTGAAGAACTATGACCCTCAAAGAGACAAGCGTTTCTCTGGTTCTTTGAAATTGCCAAACTGTCCAAGACCAAACATGTCCATCTGTATCTTCGGTGATGCTTTCGATGTTGACAGAGCTAAGTCTTGTGGTGTTGATGCCATGTCCGTTGATGacttgaagaagttgaacaagaacaagaagttGATCAAGAAGTTGTCCAAGAAATACAACGCTTTCATCGCTTCCGAAGTCTTGATCAAGCAAGTTCCAAGACTATTGGGTCCTCAATTGTCCAAGGCTGGTAAGTTCCCAACTCCAGTTTCCCACAACGATGACTTGTACGGTAAGGTCACTGATGTCAGATCTACCATCAAGTTccaattgaagaaggtCTTGTGTTTAGCTGTTGCTGTCGGTAACGTtgaaatggaagaagacGTTTTGGTTAACCAAATCTTGATGTCTGTTAACTTCTTCGTttctttgttgaagaagaactggCAAAATGTTGGTTCCTTGGTCGTTAAGTCCTCCATGGGTCCAGCTTTCAGATTGTATTAA
- the PCL10 gene encoding Pcl10p (similar to Saccharomyces cerevisiae PCL10 (YGL134W) and PCL8 (YPL219W); ancestral locus Anc_6.236) — protein sequence MNMTKNKTTSIEEFDDNDDDIRPVSLGAVDDFNTAFELPLKPKFLQSENFSDLTSEWEQSRSNTPGLFNSMTEKVQSHSVADFSRNRTHVEQLLQSANEMNNYLSQNIESINSFQVGLLNGGKGLYSSMIDDSSACINGTNLSSTSNFGLSDDELEDTTGCTSSIFDKDLLRQQNVSKIPRRKSSLFKPSAARFEIGDCRDVEEHDIEESHFSECSSIASFDIGGLHISPPHDHEKDHEKPDLESQNPLLCGISGDVEVPHIPVGEALENLKRTIDLLLKLSNNKSCIGSNSGMEKKEYANFYMKSKPSLSSVDFLKRIQDKCKYEPTVYLVAMFLIEMLFLTRNKNGDDGLQLKRKLKEKEVHRVIIAAVRLSTKLLEDYVHSHEYFSKVCGISKRLLTKLEVSLLICLCNNELMISNKKLAASQFVLNELLSCCK from the coding sequence ATGAATATGactaaaaacaaaaccaCTAGTATAGAGGAGTTTGacgataatgatgatgatatacGTCCTGTTAGTTTGGGAGCTGTGGACGATTTTAATACTGCATTCGAGCTACCTTTGAAACCGAAGTTTCTACAGAGTGAAAATTTCTCAGACCTAACAAGTGAATGGGAACAGTCTAGATCAAATACACCTGGCCTGTTCAACAGCATGACTGAAAAAGTTCAGTCACACAGTGTAGCggatttttcaagaaatagaaCACATGTAGAGCAACTTTTGCAATCTGCCAATGAAATGAACAACTACTTGTCACAGAATATTGAAAGCATAAACAGTTTTCAGGTGGGTTTATTAAATGGAGGGAAAGGGTTGTATAGTTCGATGATTGACGATTCGAGCGCATGTATTAATGGAACCAATTTGAGTTCGACGTCTAACTTTGGCCTAAGTGACGATGAGCTAGAGGATACTACAGGCTGTACAAGTTCCATCTTTGATAAAGACCTTTTACGCCAACAGAATGTGTCAAAAATACCTCGCCGTAAATCTTCACTTTTTAAACCTTCAGCTGCTAGGTTTGAAATAGGTGATTGTAGAGATGTTGAGGAGCACgatattgaagaatccCATTTTTCTGAATGTAGCAGCATAGCAAGCTTTGATATAGGGGGGCTGCATATTAGTCCACCACATGATCATGAAAAAGACCATGAAAAACCTGATTTGGAAAGCCAAAACCCACTGCTATGTGGCATATCTGGTGACGTTGAAGTGCCCCATATACCGGTTGGTGAAGCTCTAGAAAACCTTAAGCGAACAATAGATCTATTACTAAAGCTCAGTAACAATAAGAGCTGCATCGGTTCTAATAGTGGAAtggagaagaaagaatacgCAAATTTTTACATGAAGAGTAAACCATCCTTGTCATCTGTAGATTTCCTCAAGAGAATTCAAGACAAATGTAAATATGAGCCAACTGTTTACCTCGTGGCAATGTTTTTAATTGAAATGCTCTTTCTAACGAGAAATAAAAACGGTGATGATGGTTTGCAATTAAAACGTAAACTGAAAGAGAAGGAGGTGCACAGAGTGATAATAGCAGCTGTTAGGTTGAGCACAAAACTATTAGAGGATTACGTTCACTCACATGAGTATTTTAGCAAAGTATGTGGAATTTCAAAGCGTCTTTTAACTAAGTTAGAAGTCAGCTTATTGATTTGTTTGTGCAATAATGAACTGATGATCAGCAATAAAAAGCTGGCTGCCTCTCAATTTGTTCTGAATGAACTGCTGTCTTGTTGTAAATAG
- the ITC1 gene encoding Itc1p (similar to Saccharomyces cerevisiae ITC1 (YGL133W) and YPL216W; ancestral locus Anc_6.233), producing MVLYKRKPILLPDPKPLPLDLNVQVWHIEETGEWFPSYEEFLERFDFYTRHHFTCEITGTSCLTFFQALDSEETQFKYVEDRFPLKLREPVARFLHFNGIRRLDALVEKVYARFKNDFFPGEVVYLRKQKDASTTSSNSQQGTPQPDDMAEKNSISNPAAPQYQYQKRYIIKEKVQFNATINPETKEIVMPAHTKYMLIEEAASSNKSFIVDQGQIYRDRSTFTKHLIKCFFKITLQRASSKMGAPWCVKPEYLAMYGLTMDWPKDMLKYKEDEPVATKCTNSANVSSPENEKNKRQSKSSGKNNSSSDICSKKEPKKKRKQTETTTIDNNFSEEDKKKNNNMSADNNNRKRRKEADEESKEENLETAPIQTNPETPTITITSIMDDLALPYQHPPNIFPNLTYYNEKLECVSLGFSDNSRPFNFFGKLLQAYQFLNTFGSRIYLSHFSLDQFITSLKCTDPYELKGEVVFVNIRTQTSEGRNDKDESIPLKMEKEDIINGNTKNSSNWQRNSHIRDLIMKRNSSKVEYKIVNDDPATDDVLDNINHNGSALLIEVFTALLRLFIDEYGDWNCIVVEDWIIDNRGILTEKEKEKEGQIVQQQNSDGYSVQDTEKCGNQKNTLKGDTTENERMYNVNAEIKSEHESDAGSDSDSEVINPQLEKCLNYRNVSWTERLTKRQFNNSYWLIILLGVLQDSRHLPMYTRFIDSFIEKILPEDISATQLPKQLWRNFCRKLSFNDKINALWVLIDLVSHFSPDIKAAVDDSMELCGQIRSERFKVARELKTEAVVLSNLQSDLQTIQEELTKTVKNISSTDESSKRYESIDTSVLEKKQKLIEEQDKKVQALQSDKNFLDNCLFENDLQRLKPLGLDRYGNRYFWLDHNGVPCHQGSADIGEALKGNNGLSYQSGRLFIQGPRASSAKFFLNVTDEQLGDWQKIRNCKGTSEATKEIFGIFKTKSGSYNYVENGIETELLDSNGRVNPLIELTPIQKKIMDETPSRLLLSPYQWYCIDSLENVTRIMDWLDNWGRKEHDLLRQIRPIVERIKTSLCLRDHALSLSEFTKGEEKLLKELDNNEFTENELNIDNMDINNDGTNNKNRGAKSESDVLADAEEEKEAEIEEKLEAIADELMKLDDSSKTRKVLIKIQELEDQRDELLEQKRSIINSQRPGARILARSERKRTKISRSNKVNKQVEILTDMINYKHFKAMEDVIGWKNTLANSIWGSSLRKNASGNKRNGTIETVDDKLKDIVGQTSRTVTPAPN from the coding sequence ATGGTTTTATATAAAAGGAAGCCTATATTACTTCCTGATCCAAAGCCTTTACCATTGGATTTGAATGTGCAGGTATGGCatattgaagaaactgGCGAGTGGTTTCCTAGTTACGAAGAATTTCTGGAAAGGTTTGATTTTTACACCCGTCACCATTTCACATGTGAAATCACAGGTACCTCGTGCCTGACGTTCTTTCAAGCTCTGGATAGTGAAGAGACACAATTTAAATATGTTGAAGACAGGTTCCCATTGAAGTTGAGAGAACCTGTAGCAAGATTTTTACATTTTAATGGAATAAGAAGATTAGACGCATTAGTAGAGAAAGTTTACGCAAGGTTCaagaatgatttttttccagGAGAAGTGGTTTATTTACGTAAACAAAAGGATGCTTCTACTACAAGTTCCAATTCCCAGCAAGGTACTCCTCAACCTGATGACATGGCTGAAAAGAATAGCATCAGCAATCCTGCCGCACCTCAATATCAGTATCAAAAACGGTAtataatcaaagaaaaagtacaATTCAACGCAACAATAAATCCAGAGACCAAAGAAATTGTGATGCCTGCCCATACTAAATACATGCTGATAGAAGAGGCAGCTTCGAGCAACAAATCCTTTATAGTCGATCAAGGACAAATTTACAGGGATCGTTCTACTTTCACTAAACATCTAATTAAgtgttttttcaagattacTTTACAGAGAGCGTCTTCAAAGATGGGTGCACCTTGGTGTGTGAAGCCAGAGTATTTAGCGATGTATGGCTTGACCATGGACTGGCCAAAAGATATGttaaaatataaagaagacGAACCTGTCGCAACTAAATGTACCAATAGTGCCAATGTTTCATCACCAGAGAACGAAAAGAACAAACGTCAAAGTAAATCATCGGGTAAAAATAACTCTTCAAGTGACATTTGTAGTAAAAAAGAacccaaaaagaagagaaagcaaACAGAAACAACCACTATTGATAATAACTTTTCGGAAGAAgataagaagaagaacaataaTATGTCGGCagacaacaacaatagaaagagaaggaagGAGGCAGATGAGGAATCCAAGGAGGAAAACCTCGAGACCGCTCCTATACAGACAAATCCGGAGACTCCGActataacaataacaagCATAATGGATGACTTAGCGTTGCCATATCAACATCCGCCAAATATCTTTCCAAACTTAACATACTATAATGAAAAGTTGGAATGCGTTTCATTGGGTTTTAGTGATAATTCCAGAccattcaattttttcgGAAAATTATTACAAGCTTACCAATTCTTGAATACATTCGGTTCAAGAATTTACTTATCCCATTTTAGCCTTGACCAATTCATCACTTCTTTGAAATGCACGGACCCATATGAGTTGAAGGGTGAAGTTGTTTTTGTGAATATCAGAACTCAAACATCTGAAGGACGAAACGATAAAGATGAGAGTATACCACTGAAAATGGAGAAGGAGGATATTATTAACGGCAATACTAAAAACTCAAGCAATTGGCAAAGAAATTCGCACATCCGCgatttgataatgaaaagaaattccaGTAAGGTTGAGTACAAGATTGTAAATGATGACCCAGCAACGGATGATGTGCTTGATAATATCAATCACAATGGCTCTGCCCTTCTCATTGAAGTTTTTACCGCACTACTACGTTTGTTTATCGATGAATATGGCGATTGGAATTGCATAGTTGTTGAGGACTGGATAATAGATAACAGAGGAATATtaacagaaaaagaaaaagaaaaagaagggcAGATAGTGCAACAGCAGAATTCTGACGGGTACTCTGTACAGGATACGGAAAAGTGTGGTAATCAAAAAAACACATTAAAGGGTGACACAACGGAGAATGAAAGGATGTACAATGTTAACGCTGAAATTAAGTCAGAACATGAATCAGATGCTGGATCCGATTCTGACTCCGAAGTAATAAATCCCCAATTAGAAAAATGTTTGAACTACCGTAATGTCAGCTGGACAGAACGTTTAACGAAAAGACAGTTCAACAACAGTTACTGGCTCATAATTTTACTAGGTGTCTTACAAGATAGCAGGCATCTGCCAATGTATACACGGTTTATTGATTCTTTCATCGAAAAGATCTTACCTGAAGATATATCAGCAACACAATTGCCCAAACAACTTTGGAGAAACTTTTGCCGAAAACTATCCTTCAATGACAAAATCAATGCATTATGGGTACTTATAGACCTCGTGTCGCATTTTTCTCCCGATATTAAAGCTGCTGTAGACGATTCCATGGAACTATGCGGTCAAATTCGTAGTGAAAGATTCAAAGTTGCAAGAGAGTTGAAGACAGAGGCAGTCGTACTAAGTAACCTTCAAAGCGACCTGCAGACAATTCAAGAAGAGTTAACTAAAACAGTTAAGAACATTTCATCGACCGATGAATCCAGTAAAAGATATGAATCAATTGATACATCAgtccttgaaaaaaagcaaaagttGATCGAAGAACAGGATAAAAAAGTGCAGGCTTTACAATCCGATAAAAACTTTCTCGATAATTGTCTTTTCGAGAACGATTTGCAAAGACTAAAACCGTTGGGTTTGGATCGATATGGGAACAGGTATTTTTGGCTAGACCACAATGGTGTACCATGTCATCAAGGCTCTGCTGATATAGGTGAAGCACTTAAGGGTAATAATGGTTTGAGTTATCAGTCCGGTCGTTTGTTTATTCAAGGCCCTAGAGCGTCATCGGcaaaattctttttgaaCGTCACTGATGAACAGTTAGGTGATTGGCAAAAGATCAGAAACTGCAAAGGAACATCTGAGGCAactaaagaaatttttggaatATTCAAAACTAAATCGGGATCTTATAATTACGTAGAAAATGGAATAGAGACCGAACTATTGGATAGTAATGGTCGCGTAAACCCACTTATAGAGTTGACCCCAattcagaagaaaattatgGATGAAACCCCTTCAAGACTGCTGCTATCACCATATCAATGGTATTGTATCGATAGTTTAGAAAATGTGACGAGAATAATGGACTGGTTAGATAACTGGGGCCGCAAAGAGCACGATCTCTTGAGACAAATTAGACCTATAGTAGAACGAATCAAGACTTCCCTTTGCTTGCGCGATCATGCATTATCACTGTCAGAATTCACTAAgggtgaagaaaaactgcTCAAGGAGTTGGATAATAACGAGTTCACCGAAAACGAACTgaatattgataatatgGACATTAATAATGATGGaactaataataaaaatagagGTGCTAAGAGTGAATCTGATGTACTAGCTgatgcagaagaagaaaaggaggcagaaatagaagaaaagctAGAGGCGATTGCGGACGAACTTATGAAGCTAGATGATAGCTCGAAGACGCGGAAGGTTCTTATTAAAATCCAGGAATTAGAAGATCAGAGGGACGAACTTTTGGAGCAGAAAAGATCAATAATTAATTCTCAAAGGCCAGGTGCAAGGATTCTAGCTCGCTcagaaaggaaaagaaccaaaatCTCCCGTAGTAATAAGGTGAACAAACAGGTTGAAATATTAACTGACATGATTAACTATAAACATTTTAAAGCTATGGAAGATGTAATAGGTTGGAAAAATACCCTGGCTAATTCAATATGGGGTTCTTCGCTTCGCAAAAATGCATCTGgcaataaaagaaatggcACCATTGAAACAGTTGATGATAAACTAAAAGATATAGTTGGTCAAACCTCAAGAACTGTCACGCCAGCTCCAAATTGA